From Nilaparvata lugens isolate BPH chromosome 7, ASM1435652v1, whole genome shotgun sequence, one genomic window encodes:
- the LOC111046331 gene encoding zinc finger CCCH domain-containing protein 18, whose product MCWIFLFPVAVISMIVLLMYENDRHTLKRNMARGRCGLPGMPNKKFFQKDGTNECEEDQEKEPFEKEMKVLKTDINDHRKQIEDTKERVINADKQLLTIDVTATGMKKKYDMIMHLLKEDILDAEEEYQLLNKKMASANELRQKFYSLENECEGMNNPNNPSANCNEDSFSRRSSSIGKPKQQPRKRISSCCAQSSYSIDQRSQKSDNSSDSEMVPYEMTPSLNSHGNRSSGMKPSYSSLGGENPFKTTGSYSSFSKPGMVSSYNAPGMSRSSNAPPDPCDKYPRPPCCPPPKPAPPPPPPPNPCHPPIKRPRRKDGCDRPGVPFCCKYPAAPDYGFPPQKCPDSHTNMYQPSLDSISKGSLSSSLAVRKTSTSVRNSNSSAVVNRGGRNSSSLSKNQVITTPNDTSSRKSKSGSQTSGLNRSGSPLRSSCCSGRAASPQRGTTGSSMDYGRVGQPGSSCCSGSVGKPDPCAPPPPPTYCPGRFACACCKCEPPPVPVPRCPPSKLVKMPPYSTFFDERMPVKPCVPEKDSETIGDNGSDNISYDTQEINEDDKCTFPPKCCRTVYEDFVKKRNVTEPPKVKLPMIIDPCDPCAEIPREISPFEDVVNISHTCGTQTNEDQKDEKCCSNYPLRKSRIIP is encoded by the exons GAGCCTTTCGAGAAAGAAATGAAGGTTTTAAAAACGGATATTAACGACCACAGAAAACAAATTGAGGATACAAAGGAGCGTGTTATCAATGCTGACAAACAACTCCTAACGATAGACGTTACAGCTACTGGG atgaagaagaaatacGATATGATAATGCATCTATTGAAAGAAGATATACTGGATGCAGAAGAAGAG TACCagctattgaataaaaaaatggcATCAGCAAATGAACTAAGGCAAAAGTTTTACTCGCTGGAGAATGAg TGCGAGGGTATGAACAATCCAAACAATCCATCGGCAAATTGCAATGAAGATTCATTTTCGAGGCGATCATCAAGTATCGGGAAGCCTAAACAGCAACCCAGAAAACGAATAAGCTCCTGCTGTGCTCAATCATCCTACAGCATTGATCAAAGATCACAGAAGTCAGACAACTCTTCAGATTCTGAAATGGTTCCTTATGAGATGACTCCTTCTCTCAATTCACATGGGAATAGATCTTCTGGGATGAagccttcttattcttctttaggAGGAGAGAATCCTTTCAAAACGACAGGAAGTTATTCATCGTTTAGTAAGCCAGGGATGGTTTCTTCGTATAACGCACCTGGAATGAGTAGGTCTAGTAATGCACCACCAGATCCCTGCGACAAGTATCCACGACCACCATGTTGTCCACCCCCCAAACCAGCTCCCCCTCCCCCACCACCCCCCAATCCATGTCATCCGCCAATCAAAAGGCCCCGCAGAAAAGACGGCTGCGACCGCCCCGGAGTTCCCTTCTGCTGCAAATACCCCGCCGCCCCCGACTACGGATTTCCGCCGCAAAAATGCCCCGACTCGCACACAAACATGTACCAGCCGTCACTGGACTCAATCTCAAAAGGCTCCCTGAGTTCGTCTCTTGCCGTACGTAAAACGTCGACGTCTGTTCGGAATTCGAATTCATCAGCAGTGGTGAATAGAGGTGGGAGAAATTCGTCGTCACTCTCGAAAAATCAAGTCATTACAACACCTAACGATACCTCATCAAGAAAATCAAAATCCGGATCTCAAACTTCCGGTTTAAACAGATCCGGTTCCCCCCTGAGAAGCTCTTGTTGTTCCGGTAGAGCTGCATCCCCTCAAAGAGGTACAACTGGTAGCAGTATGGATTATGGGAGAGTTGGTCAGCCTGGTTCTTCGTGTTGTTCAGGGAGTGTTGGTAAGCCTGATCCGTGTGCACCTCCGCCCCCTCCCACCTACTGCCCGGGAAGATTTGCCTGTGCCTGTTGTAAATGTGAGCCGCCTCCTGTACCTGTTCCTAGGTGTCCTCCTTCCAAGCTCGTCAAAATGCCACCTTATTCCACGTTTTTCGATGAGCG AATGCCGGTGAAACCTTGCGTACCGGAGAAGGATTCAGAAACAATTGGAGACAATGGAAGTGACAACATTTCCTACGACACACAAGAAATTAATGAAGACGATAAATGCACGTTCCCGCCCAAGTGTTGCAGAACTGTCTATGAGGATTTCGTTAAGAAGAGGAACGTTACTGAGCCA CCAAAAGTGAAGCTGCCAATGATCATAGATCCTTGCGACCCCTGTGCTGAAATTCCACGAGAAATAAGTCCTTTCGAAGATGTGGTGAATATTTCTCACACTTGTGGCACTCAAACCAACGAAGACCAAAAAGACGAGAAATGCTGTTCAAATTATCCATTGCGGAAATCGAGGATAATTCCTTGA